A part of Acipenser ruthenus chromosome 12, fAciRut3.2 maternal haplotype, whole genome shotgun sequence genomic DNA contains:
- the LOC117416731 gene encoding beta-galactoside alpha-2,6-sialyltransferase 1-like isoform X2 — protein MVKNIYYKVLLIVSIFVFFPCLFMYSRIHETKTYPAPQIKSRLIHMSKKQVQKITLIDLNKKRVQNVTLIPAKQKVTRNKIVQNAMTVRSWPVWKENTSTDDLGASLKDIKNNYQALNKYNVTLIWKNVSTKLSQQELLCELKTRVPLEMIKAGDGPVKGGDWQKYLPTKDLNKKFENLKRCAIVSSAGSLKNAKLGAEIDDHDAVMRFNAAPTDGYSTDVGEKTSIRIINSQLVYDEQHHFLTDPLYQTGVLILWDPAPYKQDLQHTNQGERSSVSSDDDLFAVSPEPRSLEPIQPAPPVAELSTPRQLQSAMFTTPTFCAQMSASQQPARSPVCPLPQLHKTLRLHPEDAEGGTFIAPVNLRLIQQFLSIWIQRMFHSQERLLP, from the exons ATGgttaaaaacatttattacaaAGTTTTACTTattgtcagtatttttgtttttttcccatgtTTATTCATGTACAGCAGGATACATGAAACCAAAACATATCCTGCCCCACAGATAAAGAGTAGATTGATTCATATGAGTAAAAAACAAGTTCAGAAAATTACATTAATTGATTTGAATAAAAAACGAGTTCAGAACGTTACATTGATACCTGCGAAGCAAAAAGTAACCAGGAATAAAATTGTCCAAAATGCTATGACTGTAAGATCCTGGCCGGTATGGAAGGAAAACACCTCTACTGATGATCTTGGCGCCTCACTGAAGGATATCAAGAACAATTACCAGGCACTGAACAAATACAATGTGACATTGATCTGGAAAAATGTGTCTACAAAGCTGAGCCAGCAGGAGCTCCTGTGCGAGCTCAAAACTCGCGTACCACTTGAGATGATTAAAGCAGGTGACGGCCCCGTCAAAGGAGGGGATTGGCAGAAATACTTGCCCACAAAGGACTTGAATAAGAAGTTTGAAAACCTCAAGCGGTGTGCTATAGTGTCATCGGCAGGctctttaaaaaatgcaaaactggGAGCTGAAATAG ATGACCACGATGCTGTCATGAGATTCAATGCCGCTCCGACTGATGGGTATAGCACTGATGTGGGGGAAAAAACTTCTATTCGAATAATAAATTCACAG CTTGTATATGATGAACAGCACCATTTTCTAACGGATCCTCTTTATCAGACCGGAGTGTTAATCCTGTGGGATCCTGCACCTTATAAACAAGATCTTCAACAT ACGAATCAAGGAGAACGTTCTTCAGTTTCATcggatgatgatctgtttgccgtttccccggagccgagatcTCTTGAACCAATTCAACCAGCTCCTCCCGTGGCTGAGTTATCAACTCCACGACAACTTCAATCGGCGATGTTTACTACGCCAACCTTCTGTGCTCAGATGTCTGCTTCACAACAACCGGCTCGCTCGCCTGTCTGCCCACTGCCCCAACTTCACAAAACTCTGCGTCTACATCCAGAAGATGCCGAAGGCGGGACCTTCATAGCACCAGTCAATCTAAGGCTCATTCAGCAGTTTCTGAGCATTTGGATCCAGAGAATGTTTCACAGTCAGGAGCGGCTGCTTCCATGA